The Wansuia hejianensis genomic interval TGTCTCGTCTTTCACATAGTAGCGCAGATTGGAATTCCGGCCCAGGTACTGTTCCTGGCTTTCCTCTGCCCAGACATAGCTGGAAACCTGGGATGCCAGATCAGGAAGCGCCCGGTAAAGATCGTACAGAGAGACCTTCTCCGGATTGGCGGCCGCGTAGTCCGCGAGAGTAGACCCGGCGGCAGTCTTGATGCCGTAACTGATCTCATTCGGGTATCCGCAGCCATACAGATACAGGAACTGCCTGCTGTAGCTCCGGGAATTTCCTACCGACTGCAGATGCTTCCAGGTATCTTCAGACATATACTCCAGCGCAATATTCTCCAGGTCCGCCTGCGGCACAAGCTCTTCCGACTCAGAGCCTGACGCTACGGTCAAATCACTCCTGTCTCCTGATAATCCGTAACCCGCCGCCTCTGAACTTTCACTGGCCAATGCCTCATCTTCCTGTATATATGTCGATTCATCCGCGTTTGCGTCCAGATTGTCCGCACAGCCTGACACATACATCTGATACATATCTTCCAACGTATAGGATGTATATTTGTTTACCTCTACTCCCGTAATCCCATTGTGGTAATCCTTCGTAACATCTACAAGCTGTGTCGGATCATACTGCCCATTCACATCAAAAACCTTCCGGGTGCTCAGATAATCCGACAGCTGACTGAGATCTATATGCATTTTGATCGCACAGCCCGCCGTTGTATAGTATTGGCCTCCCTCCATCCTCGCAGTGGGATCACCGCTTCCCAGCGTTGCCAGCCGTAAAAAAGCGCTTCCAAAAATCGTACACAGCAGCGCACCCAGAAACAGGAGGACAGTGACGGTTACTTTCGCAGGAGCTGAATACAGCCTTTTCTTCCTATCCTCTGTCTCCATTATTTACCTCCTCTCCAGGGAAGCTTTTATCAGAGCTTTTCAATCTTATATCCCACTCCCCAGACCACCTTCAGATACCTGGGCTCCTTGGGATTAATTTCAATTTTCTCACGGATATGCCTGATATGCACGGCCACCGTATTGTCCGCTCCAATCGCTTCCTCATTCCATATATTTTGATAAATCTGTTCGATGGAGAATACCTTCCCGGGATTCTTCACCAGCAGCAGTAAAATATTGTATTCAATCGGCGTCATCTTCACCAATTCCCCGTCCACAGTGACCTCCTTCAGGTCATCATTAATGGTCAAGCCGCCAACCTGATACGTATTCTGACTCTCATTCTGCATATTACCCAGCTTGGTGTACCTGCGCAGCTGTGATTTCACTCTGGCCACAAGCTCCAGAGGATTAAAAGGCTTTGTCACATAATCATCAGCGCCGATGTTGAGGCCCAGGATCTTATCCACGTCCTCCGACTTGGCTGACAGAATAATGATTGGAATACTGCTCT includes:
- a CDS encoding response regulator transcription factor; this translates as MNILVCDDDREIVEAIEIYLSQEGYHILKAYDGMQALKVMEQEEVHLLIIDVMMPKLDGIRATLKIREKSSIPIIILSAKSEDVDKILGLNIGADDYVTKPFNPLELVARVKSQLRRYTKLGNMQNESQNTYQVGGLTINDDLKEVTVDGELVKMTPIEYNILLLLVKNPGKVFSIEQIYQNIWNEEAIGADNTVAVHIRHIREKIEINPKEPRYLKVVWGVGYKIEKL